AAATTGGAATATCAATGTGAATGTATTGATTAAGATTTTGTGTGTGATTTACCGTAATCTGCTTTGTTCTGTTTGGTTTTGGCCAAGTAGCGATGCAAGCAATTGAGGTGAAGAATCATTCAACGCTGAATGGAAAAGTGATTAGGGTCTTGTGGTCGCGTCGTGATCCTAATATTAGGAAGAATTGCATTGGGAACGTTTTTGTTAAGGTATATAGTGCTAACTAGCTACATTGCTTTGATTTGAGATATTGGTGAACCAGTAGTGTAGTGTGGTTCATTGTTGTTTCTGGAAGGGGATTCTTATTGTGTTGAGTTTCTGGTGTGTGTATTGTGGCAGAATCAGTGGATAGTGCTGGACTGGAAGAAATCTTTAAGAAATATGGGAATATTTTGTCCAGCAAAGTTGTCATGGCTGATGATGGGAAGAGCAAAGGATACGGGTTTGTTCAATTTGAATCAGAGGAGTCTGCAAATGCTGCTATTGAGAAGCTCAATGGCTCTACTATTGATTGATTCTTGTCACATATATGTTGGGAGATTTGTGAAAAAAAGTGAGCGCATTTGGCCTGGCCCTGATGCCAGATATACTAATTTGTACATGAAGAATTTGAACCTAGATATTACAGAAGCACTTCTGAAGGAAAAGTTTTCCTCTTTTGGGAAAATCGTTAGCTTGGCTATTTCAAAGGATGAGCTTGGACCTatatgggtagtttttttttgcATCCTTTTACTGTGCTAGTTTTCTGCAGGCATAGTTGACATTTCTTGATGGTACATGACATGGTTTTGAATGAAGTTGAACCTGCTGTGTATTGATGTCAACACCAGACAGCCAACATCCAAATCCAGGATGTGAATGGTACCAGCCAACCACCATCTCAGGTCTGCAAAACAAACAAGAGATAACCAACATCAATAAACTCATTACCCAAAATCCAACACAAAGACGGTAACTTGGGATTAGAATTAACCAAGTTAATCTGACTTTCACTAAATGACTTAAAGAGGTATGCCTGCATCAGTCAATTGATATGGAAAGCAAGAAATGATAAGTTATTCAATGAATTAAGCCCAGATCCAATTTCCTCAATTAACAGCGCCATGAACAGCCTCCAGGACTATCGTGAAGCTCAAAATTCTCTGAATGTGGAGGAAAATACAAATCCTGTAGTAGCCTGGAAAGCACCAGCAGAGGGGAAGATAAAGATCAACATCGATGCCGGCTGGACTGGAACAAATTCCACAGGCTTTGGCTTCATTGCTCGATCCCACACGGGCTCTCTTTTGGTAGCTGGAACTCATTTGGAAATTCAGAGACTGGACCCACTGGTAGCCGAAGCCTCAGCACTTCGATGGAGCATGATGAAGGCTTACGAATTGGAAATGGATAGTGTGACTTTTGAATCTGATTCTCTATCTGTCATAAGAGCCATGAGAGCTGATTCAAGTGACTGGACTATTCACAACATCATCCAGGACTGTCAAGCCTTAGCAGAGAATTTTAATTATGTTTCATTCTCCCATGTAAAGCGAAATGCTAATCTCCCTGCCCATGTACTTGTATCTGTTGCGATCAAGTATCAGGATCAGTTATGGTGGGACTATCCCCCAACTGAAATAGAGCATCCCCTCTATTTGTAGATGCAGCTTTTTCTTAATCAATGAAGTactgaaattcaaaaaaataaataaataagtggCAGCCCTTACAACGAGTGAAAACATATTGGCTGGTACCCATATAGGTATGAATTTATCAAATAATTTAGTTATGAATTtatcaaatattaaaattaatccaAAATTAGTTCTTGACAATTCCACCAATAAAgctttatttaataaaaatattttaaataacaatatcagaaaaattaaatatcaataaaaaaaattaaatatttgaaaTACTTTATTGCTAATAATTTCttgatttttaatattttaaatatactGATTCATAATAGTATTCGATTATTTAGATATGAATTAATTAAGTATTAATATTAATCcaaaattagttattaataatttcaccaataaaaccttatttattaaaaataatttaaattaaaaaattaaatatttgaaatattttattgcTAATAATTTCTTGAATTTTAATATTTCAAATAtgctaattaataatattattaaataatttagttatgaatttaataaatattaaatttaatacAAAATTAGTTATTGATAATTGCACCAATAAAACCATatctattaaaaataatttaaataaaaatattagaaattaATAACAAAATATGAATAAAATACCCTTGAACACAATAATGTACTAATAATGAGGAAATTATTTATAatctttccttttatttttttaatctttcctttttctctcttttaaaattatcttttaaaaaaaatcaagttaaaaattgaagtttattttactttagattagttttgtgaaaactaaaaattataaattgctATGATTCCGAATCGATTTTATTGTGTTATTCTCAAAACGTTTATGTTTTGTTCAATGAATTTGAatactaattttaatttaaaggtGGGAGGATTCGTTCAAGTTGCGAACTTGAAAATCTAAGCAATCAATAATTCGGCCACCTTGAAAATGAATTACAACTACTAAACCATTAAAATGAGAAGTTAAGTAAATATCATGCATTCGTTGATTGAAAAACGTAATTATCTAACTTATTTATCACAGGTGGCTTCACATAAAGTTTTTTTAAGGATCATATTAAAAGAATATAAGAAGAAGGAAAgactaaaaaaaatagaaggaaaAAATGGAATTGCACTAATTATTTGTGGAATTACTTGCAGgtatagttttgcaaaaaattTACTCAAATTTGAAGAAAACTTCGCAGCAAAATATTGGTAAAATGAATTGGTAAATAAATTTGCAGGTAATTAATAGTGGGTTTAGTGTTATATGGGAAAACCTCAAGGTAGTGGAGTGTAATTTACTCTTTATAATTTAACTTAAAATTATAAACTCGATAATTTttcaaatattataaattttggCAAGTTtgttaaattataaaattataagaCGAAATTAACATAATATTATTTATCAATATGTTTTTATCAAGAAAAggtttaatattaatatttaagtgCACTCGCATGCATAGGCCATTCCATTAAATTATAtgtagaatatatatatatatatatatatatatatatatatatatatatatatatatatatatatatatatactacatGAGTTGGAGGGGTTAAGTGGTTATGCGTGATATTTGTTGGAGGCTTTCCTGTTTTCTATTCTTAGGCAAAGGGGATCTTTGGCCTAGGAAGCTAAGGAGGTTGATTGTCAAAATTTTAACTTTGGGAGGAGTGTTTTTTCTTAGCTAGTTGGCATGACTTTTCCGTTTTGAGAGGGTAGTTTTTAAGATATTTTTACTCATTAATAAtactttttagttttcaaaagaaaaatgttcAGAAAAAATTAATCGTATGCacaattattttataattaatgcTAGGTAAAATGCACAAAGAGGAACAAGCCCAAAACTTCTCGAATTTAAATTCTCTGGAATTGTAAAATACTAACAAATTGAAATCTCTAAATCTCTTGAAGCGCTTAGAGACACTAGTGTTTCTATCATGTCACGGTAGTTAGAACCCAAGCTCCCATCTTGATTGACATCATCATCCTTCAATATGTTGATAGTCATCTTTCTCAAGACTCTTCCAATAGTGATGAAATAGGTAATGACACGAATCTCATTAATTGATCCTTTGAAGCCCATAATCTCCACCTCTCTAAGAGTATATACCATGCAATTATAAGCCCTTGCGTGATCAGTCCAAAACATCTCGAGGTTAAAGTTGTCAGGTGACTCATAATCCTACAACATGAATAACAAAAAGTTGGAGACTAAAGCGTGCACATAAAGGGTGAAACCAGTTAAACACAAAAATGGACGATCAGTTTGTAtgagtttttttaataaaatagtattaaaattaaattatatttgttccgctgaatttttttatcatctTCCCTAATTACGCATTATTGATTTTACTCAACATATTATATTTTCGCATCCACCTTTTTTCCATTGTTTTTTTCTTGCTCTTTCTCAACATACATAACGGAAAAATTTATATTGTAAGGATGTAATACTCACCAAATATTTTTTGGCGAGACCCAATTCGATAGTGAGCTTCTCTAATTCAGGGCAGCTATTAAGTAAGAATGTGATTCCTAAAAACTCAATTTGATCCAAAGAAGTCATCATTGTCAAACTTCTCACATTTGTTCTACATGACATACGGAGCAGACAGTTTCCGGTGGGAACAACCTTCATATATCAATTCAATACAAAAGGTTAAAGTATGAATATGTATAATTTTCCTATTACTTTCAATAGTAATGCTAAACTGAAAAGTAACTATATAATAGAGCAAGAAGAGAAAACATACCTAAAGGAAATAATTGCTCACAGTTAAAGTACTGCCGCTGGAGATATCTTCCACTAGTTTGTAGAGAAATAGAGCATGTCCTTCAAACTCAATTGAAAAGTCAAAAACTTCCTCTTCCATCACAAGGGAACGTATGTCCATAACTAAAAAATTATCATTCAACCCGGAATAATAGAAATATCTTAAGTTTGGAGCATTGACTATAAAATAACGACTATTAGATCTAAACATGCATCTGTCCACGACCAACTTTCTCAACCTTAGGTTCTCCTCCCGTAAATCAAAGTCATCTGAAGTCCAACACCTCTTGAGACTTAAATTCTCAAGCGCCTCACAATTTGAAAACAAGGTCTTAATAGTCATGAGTTTTACTTCCATCCAACCCAAAGAAATTTCTTTGAGTCCATGAAAGTTAAGCAACTCAGCCTCAACAATTCTGCATGAAAACAACTTCAAAGATTCAAGACAAATGTGGCCATAAACATGTGCTGGCAAGTCAAACAAGGCCTCATGCTTAATATAATTAGTAGTAAAATAACAATCCAATGTTGGATCAGAAAAGTCCAATTCCAACTCCTTCACACCGTGTTTTGTGGCAAAGGAAATGCACTCCCTCACAACTCTCTTAGCTTTTCCGGGCAATGATAATCTCAAAGAGAACTTATCCACAACAGTTTTTGTGTGATTAGAATTCCAAAACAACACAAACTCTAGAAAAGCCTTTCTTTGGGCTTGTCTGACTCGATAAGGTTTATCATCTTTCACAAAAGACACTTCATCAAATTCGATGTTGGAGGTATACTTAAAAACGTCTACCCAATTTTTAGAGAGGATTGAGGTTCTTACTGCTTCCTTAAACGGTATCAAGGAAATAATAGTGGAGAGCAAAGAGTGAGGCAATAAGCTAAACTTGTCTGTGCTAGGTGCCATGACTTTGGTATTGGGATTGATGAAAACCCTTTACGTGATAATACTCCAAGTCTATGTTATTGAAGAGTGAAGATAATGAGAGGATGTAGTTCCAACCTCATCCATAtctaatatatatacataagaATATTTCACTTTACGTAATTAATTAGTAGTTCATAAATTTTTATAAAAGTCATTGTATTATTATCATAACATATACTACCAACTATTTATCATTTCAAAATATGAATTATTTTACTTGActtaaacaatttaaaaaaacagATATCTACGAAATGTTATCTAggttaaaaaaatgtaaatcagctaataattaatttatcacATGATTGATTTCTAAATTCATAAATAATTTcctcatataaaataaaattaatataaatgaataaaatcattaaataattcatttaaatctttattaaaataaaaagtttacaaattttaccTAAAAAAATGAACATTTTAATTATTGACTTCAATGTCTAATAAGTTTGATAAATTAGTAGTATATTaacaattaaaatataaattcgAATATGggtaaaaaaatatgaaattaacataaattattgaatattaattattaattataattcaTTACTACTTATCATTTCAAATTAATGCCTTTTTCAATCATaagaattaattaataatcattatattataaatatatcaTTATTACTATTTGATATAGAACAAAAATTTATTGTTAATATTAAATactatttaatttgttttaaaaaagtATTAAATACTATTTACCATTTATGATtacatttttaataatttagattataatataaattaaaattttttccTTTCTGATTAATTTGTaactatattattaattattaaaatatttatatatttattgtgacaggaaaatatttatatatttattatatattaccgttttaaaaaattaagaataaatataaatttacatTAGTTCCGTTTAAATAAATTCGTAATTATATcgttaataaattaaattatatatatatatatatatatatatattaaatgtgTTGACGTATtattagaatatatatatatatatatatatatatatatatatatatatatatatatatatatatatatatatatatatatactacatGAGTTGGAGGGGTTAAGTGGTTATGCGGGATATTTGTTGGAGGCTTTCCTGTTTTCTATTCTTAGGCAAAGGGGGATCTTTGGCCTAGGAAGCTAAGGAGGTTGATTGTCAAAATTTTAACTTTGGGAGTGTTTTTTCTTAGCTAGTTGGCATGACTTTTCCGTTTTGAGAGGGTAGTTTTTAAGATATTTTTACTCATTAATAAtactttttagttttcaaaagaaaaatgttcAGAAAAAATTAATCGTATGCacaattattttataattaatgcTAGGTAAAATGCACAAAGAGGAATAAGCCCAAAACTTCTCGAATTTAAATTCTCTGGAATTGTAAAATACTAACAAATTGAAACCTTTAAATCTCTTGAAGCACTTAGAGACACTAGTGTGTCTATCATGTCACGGTAGTTAGAACCCAAGCTCCCTTCTTGATTGACATCATCATCCTTCAATATGTTGATAGTCATCTTTCTCAAGACTCTTCCAATAGTGATGAAATAGGTAATGACACGAATCTCATTAATTGATCCTTTGAAGCCCATAATCTCCACCTCTCTAAGAGTATATACCATGCAATTATAAGCCCTTGCGTGATCAGTCCAAAACATCTCGAGGTTAAAGTTGTCAGGTAACTCATAATCCTACAACATGAATAACAAAAAGTTGGCGACTAAAGCGTGCACATAAAGGGTGAAACCAGTTAAACACAAAAATGGACGATCAGTttgtatgagttttttttttataaaatagtattaaaattaaattatatttgttccgctgaatttttttatcatctTCCCTAATTACGCATTATTGATTTTACTCAACATATTATATTTTCGAATCCACCTGTTTTCCATTGTTTTTTTCTTGCTCTTTCTCAACATACATAACGGAAAAATTTATATTGTAAGGATGTAATACTCACCAAATATTTTTTGGGGAGACCCAATTCGATAGTGAGCTTCTCTAATTCAGGGCAGCTATTAAGTAAGAATGTGATTCCTAAAAACTCAATTTGATCCAAAGAAGTCATCATTGTCAAACTTCTCACATTTGTTCTACATGACATACGGAGCAGACAGTTTCCGGTGGGAACAACCTTCATATATCAGTTCAATACAAAAGGTTAAAGTATGAATATGTATAATTTTCCTATTACTTTCAATAGTAATGCTAAACTGAAAAGTAACTATATAATAGAGCAAGAAGAGAAAACATACATGAAGGAAATAATTGCTCACAGTTAAAGTACTGCCGCTGGAGATATCTTCCACTAGTTTGTAGAGAAATAGAGCATGTCCTTCAAACTTAATTGAAAAGTCAAAAACTTCCTCTTCCATCACAAGGGAACGTATGTCCATAACTAAAAAATTATCATTCAACCCGGAATAATAGAAATATCATAAGTTTGGAGCATTGACTATAAAATAACGACTATTAGATCTAAACATGCATCTGTCCACGACCAAATTTCTCAACCTGAGGTTCTCCTCCTGTAAATCAAAGTCATCTGAAGTCCAACACCTCTTGAGACTTAAATTCTCAAGCGCCTCACAATTTGAAAACAAGGTCTTAATAGTCATGAGTTTTacttccatccaacccaacGAAATTTCTTTGAGTCCATGAAAGTTAAGCATCTCAGCCTCAACAATTCTGCATGAAAACAACTTCAAAGATTCAAGACAAATGTGGTCATAAACATGTGCTGGCAAGTCAAACAAGGCATCATGCTTAATATAATTTGTAGTAAAATAACAATCCAATGTTGGATCAGAAAAGTCCAATTCCAACTCCTTCACACCGTGTTTTGTGGCAAAGGAAATGCACTCCCTCACAACTCTCTTAGCTTTTCCGGGCAATGATAATCTCAAAGAGAACTTATCCACAACAGTTTTTGTGTGATTAGAAATCCAAAACAACACAAACTCTAGAAAAGCTTTTCTTTGGGCTTGTCTGACTCGATAAGGTTTATCATCTTTCACAAAAGACACTTCATCAAATTCGATGTTGGAGGTATACTTAAAAACGTCTACCCAATTTTTAGAGAGGATTGAGGTTCTTACTGCTTCCTTAAACGGTATCAAGGAAATAATAGTGGAGAGCAAAGAGTGAGGCAATAAGCTAAACTTGTCTGTGCTAGGTGCCATGACTTTGGTATTGGGATTGATGAAAACCCTTTACGTGATAATACTCCAAGTCTATGTTATTGAAGAGTGAAGATAATGAGAGGATGTAGTTCCAACCTCATCCATAtctaatatatatacataagaATATTTCACTTTACGTAATTAATTAGTagttaataaatttttataaaagTCATTGTATTATTATCATAACATATACTACCAACTATTTATCATTTCAAAATATGAATTATTTTACTTGACTTAAACAATTTAGAAAAACAGATATCTACGAAATGTTATCTAggttaaaaaaatgtaaatcatctaataattaatttatcacatgattgatttctaaatttataaataatttcctcatataaaataaaattaatataaatgaataaaatcataaaataattcatttaaatctttattaaaataaaaagtttacaaattttaccTAAAAAAATGAACATTTTAATTATTGACTTCAATGTTTAATAAGTTTGATAAATTAGTAGTATATTaacaattaaaatataaattcgAATATGggtaaaaaaatatgaaattaacataaattattgaatattaattattaattataattcaTTACTACTTATCATTTCAAATTAATGCCTTTTTCAATCATaagaattaattaataatcattatattataaatatatcaTTATTACTATTTTATATAGAACAAAAATTTATTGTTAAGTATTAAATactatttaatttgttttaacAAAGTATTAAATACTATTTACCATTTATGATtacatttttaataatttagattataatataaattaacattttttcctttttgattAATTTGTAACTATATTAttaatcattaaaatatttatatatttattgtgacaggaaaatatttatatatttattatatattaccattttaaaaagttaagaataaatataaatttacattagttccttttaaataaattcGTAATTTTATcgttaataaattaaattatatatatattaaatgtgTTGGCGTATTATTAGAATATTATAAATTTACTTTACTTCCTTGTATACGTTTTTTTATAAACAGTTATTATTATTAGAATATTATAATTACaatttactaaaaaaatattaaaattttttaattaattttatcatCACTAATTACTAAAGGATAATTAATAATTACTacatttcataaaaaattaataattactaaataagtagtaattattttataatttcgtaaaaaatcttcagaatctaattaatagaaaaattattaaaatattaatatgccatattctattattattatgatttgaaaatgtattattattattttaatattaaaattagaaaataataatattaaaatattgacattaaatgttttttataattaaaaaataatccataaatattttaatgttaatattaaatataataccaactgtaataataatttataatttatttcaagttatttgtataaaaatttatataattaataaatgtcATGTATTCAAGTTATAgaaggtttaaaaaaaaaatttatagtaAGTTTGCAACTGCTCATTTAATTAGTTACGCTACATATATTAGAAGGTTTTGGACTCAGAGGTCACAAGTGTTTCTTCTTTGTCGGGGGAGTCTGAGATCCCTTCTTCATTCAGTGATAATCCTTTGATTTTACCGGAGGCGGAGGATTCTGATGGCGTGCTCACAAGAGCAAAAAGGGCTCTAATCGTGAGTAAAAAAGTGGGTGTTGTGTTTTAGTGTTCAGATGAGGTGGTTCTCCAAGGGCTAATTAAACAGATTGCGTCTCATAAAGTTTCGTGAGGGATCGATATTTTAATGCAGGTGGCGTGATTTTTGTCCCTGAAGCTTTCTTTCAATTCTAAGGGGTTTTGATGCTTCATGCTTCTGTGTTTTTTTGCTCCTTTCACTACTACGAAaaggacttttcacatcggttgaaaagtacttttcacatcggttggaaAACCGATGTGGGTAAAGGTGATGTGGTATGTCCccaccttttcacatcgggtatacaaccgatgtgaaaagtaatttttcACA
This is a stretch of genomic DNA from Lotus japonicus ecotype B-129 chromosome 1, LjGifu_v1.2. It encodes these proteins:
- the LOC130731533 gene encoding F-box protein At3g62230-like, whose amino-acid sequence is MSCRTNVRSLTMMTSLDQIEFLGITFLLNSCPELEKLTIELGLAKKYLDYESPDNFNLEMFWTDHARAYNCMVYTLREVEIMGFKGSINEIRVITYFITIGRVLRKMTINILKDDDVNQDGSLGSNYRDMIETLVSLSASRDLEISIC
- the LOC130745106 gene encoding putative F-box/LRR-repeat protein At1g56400, translating into MAPSTDKFSLLPHSLLSTIISLIPFKEAVRTSILSKNWVDVFKYTSNIEFDEVSFVKDDKPYRVRQAQRKAFLEFVLFWISNHTKTVVDKFSLRLSLPGKAKRVVRECISFATKHGVKELELDFSDPTLDCYFTTNYIKHDALFDLPAHVYDHICLESLKLFSCRIVEAEMLNFHGLKEISLGWMEVKLMTIKTLFSNCEALENLSLKRCWTSDDFDLQEENLRLRNLVVDRCMFRSNSRYFIVNAPNL
- the LOC130745030 gene encoding putative F-box/LRR-repeat protein At1g56400 produces the protein MAPSTDKFSLLPHSLLSTIISLIPFKEAVRTSILSKNWVDVFKYTSNIEFDEVSFVKDDKPYRVRQAQRKAFLEFVLFWNSNHTKTVVDKFSLRLSLPGKAKRVVRECISFATKHGVKELELDFSDPTLDCYFTTNYIKHEALFDLPAHVYGHICLESLKLFSCRIVEAELLNFHGLKEISLGWMEVKLMTIKTLFSNCEALENLSLKRCWTSDDFDLREENLRLRKLVVDRCMFRSNSRYFIVNAPNLRYFYYSGLNDNFLVMDIRSLVMEEEVFDFSIEFEGHALFLYKLVEDISSGSTLTVSNYFL